One genomic segment of Danio rerio strain Tuebingen ecotype United States chromosome 11, GRCz12tu, whole genome shotgun sequence includes these proteins:
- the lhfpl5a gene encoding LHFPL tetraspan subfamily member 5 protein: protein MAKMLSAQEAAKIYHTNYVRNARAVGVLWTIFTICFAIIGMVVFIQPYWIGDSVDTPQSGYFGLFHYCIGNPITGELVCKGSALDFGSIPSGAFKTAMFFVGISLLLIVGTIVCFSLFFFCNSGSVYKICAWMQLAAATCMVIGCMIYPDGWDSEEVKRMCGQRTDKYTLGNCTVRWAYILAIISIMDSLTLSFLAFVLGNRQDKLLPEDFQEEKKEEA from the exons ATGGCGAAAATGCTATCTGCCCAAGAGGCTGCCAAGATCTACCACACAAATTATGTGAGGAACGCGCGGGCCGTCGGCGTCCTGTGGACCATCTTCACCATCTGCTTCGCCATCATCGGTATGGTGGTCTTCATCCAGCCCTACTGGATCGGAGACAGCGTGGACACCCCCCAGTCTGGATACTTTGGCCTGTTCCATTACTGCATTGGGAATCCCATCACTGGAGAGCTGGTCTGTAAAGGCAGTGCTCTGGATTTCGGATCCATTCCTTCGGGCGCCTTCAAAACCGCCATGTTCTTTGTTGGCATCTCTTTGCTGCTGATCGTGGGCACCATTGTCTGCTTCAGTCTGTTCTTCTTCTGCAACTCGGGCAGTGTTTATAAGATCTGCGCGTGGATGCAGTTGGCAGCTG CGACGTGCATGGTCATCGGCTGTATGATCTATCCAGACGGCTGGGACTCAGAGGAGGTGAAGCGGATGTGTGGTCAGCGGACAGACAAATACACGCTGGGCAACTGTACGGTGCGCTGGGCTTACATCCTGGCCATCATCAGCATCATGGATTCCCTCACATTATCCTTCCTGGCCTTTGTGTTGGGCAACCGGCAGGACAAACTGCTGCCAGAGGACTTCCAGGAGGAGAAGAAAG